A stretch of Synechococcus sp. MIT S9220 DNA encodes these proteins:
- the dnaK gene encoding molecular chaperone DnaK, with protein MGKVVGIDLGTTNSCVSVMEGGKPTVIANAEGFRTTPSVVAYTKNQDQLVGQIAKRQAVMNPDNTFYSVKRFIGRRVDEVNEESKEVSYTVEKAGSNVKVKCPVLEKQFAPEEVSAQVLRKLAEDAGKYLGESVTQAVITVPAYFNDSQRQATKDAGKIAGLEVLRIINEPTAAALAYGLDKKSNERILVFDLGGGTFDVSVLEVGDGVFEVLSTSGDTHLGGDDFDKVIVDHLADTFKSNEGIDLRQDKQALQRLTEAAEKAKIELSSATQSEINLPFITATPEGPKHLDLTLTRGKFEELASKLIDRCRVPVEQSLKDAKLSSGELDEIVMVGGSTRIPAVLELVKRVTGKDPNQTVNPDEVVAVGAAIQGGVLAGEVKDILLLDVTPLSLGVETLGGVMTKMITRNTTVPTKKSETYSTAVDGQTNVEIHVLQGEREMASDNKSLGTFRLDGIPAAPRGVPQIEVTFDIDANGILSVTAKDKGSGKEQSISITGASTLSDSEVDSMVKDAEANASADKEKRERIDLKNQAETLVYQAEKQMEELGDKVDAAAKTKVEEKRTKLKEATEKEDYDAMKTLLEELQQELYTVGASVYQQAGAEAGAAPGGDSGATPGGGSGSGESGDDVIDAEFTESK; from the coding sequence ATGGGCAAGGTTGTCGGCATCGATCTCGGAACCACCAACAGTTGTGTGTCGGTGATGGAGGGCGGCAAGCCCACCGTGATCGCCAATGCCGAGGGCTTCCGCACCACGCCGTCGGTGGTGGCCTACACCAAGAACCAGGATCAACTGGTGGGTCAGATCGCCAAGCGCCAGGCGGTCATGAATCCCGACAACACTTTTTATTCCGTGAAGCGATTCATCGGCCGTCGGGTTGATGAAGTGAATGAGGAGTCGAAGGAAGTCAGCTACACGGTGGAGAAGGCTGGCTCCAATGTGAAGGTGAAGTGTCCGGTTCTCGAGAAGCAGTTCGCTCCTGAGGAGGTGTCTGCCCAGGTGCTGCGCAAGCTTGCAGAAGATGCCGGCAAGTACCTCGGAGAGTCTGTGACCCAGGCGGTGATCACCGTTCCCGCTTACTTCAATGATTCCCAGCGTCAGGCCACTAAAGATGCGGGCAAGATTGCCGGCCTTGAGGTGCTGCGCATCATCAACGAGCCCACCGCTGCGGCTTTGGCTTACGGGCTCGATAAAAAGAGCAATGAGCGGATTCTGGTGTTCGACCTCGGTGGTGGAACCTTCGACGTGTCGGTTCTCGAGGTTGGTGATGGTGTCTTTGAGGTTTTGTCGACCTCCGGTGACACCCACCTCGGCGGTGATGACTTTGACAAGGTGATCGTTGATCACCTGGCCGACACCTTCAAGTCCAATGAAGGCATCGATCTGCGTCAGGACAAGCAGGCTCTTCAGCGCCTCACCGAAGCTGCTGAAAAAGCCAAGATTGAACTCTCCAGCGCCACTCAGAGTGAGATCAATCTGCCGTTCATCACGGCCACCCCAGAAGGGCCGAAGCATCTCGACCTCACCCTGACCCGAGGCAAGTTCGAGGAACTGGCGTCCAAATTGATTGACCGCTGTCGTGTGCCTGTTGAGCAGTCGCTCAAGGACGCCAAGTTGTCTTCCGGTGAGCTGGACGAGATCGTGATGGTGGGTGGTTCCACCCGGATTCCAGCAGTGCTCGAACTGGTGAAGCGAGTTACCGGCAAGGATCCCAATCAGACGGTGAACCCTGACGAGGTGGTGGCCGTGGGTGCTGCCATCCAGGGCGGTGTGCTCGCCGGTGAAGTCAAGGACATCCTGTTGCTGGACGTCACTCCTCTTTCTCTGGGAGTGGAGACTCTCGGCGGTGTGATGACCAAGATGATCACCCGCAACACCACGGTGCCGACCAAGAAGTCTGAGACCTACTCCACTGCTGTTGACGGCCAGACCAACGTGGAGATTCACGTGCTCCAGGGTGAGCGCGAGATGGCGTCCGATAACAAGAGCCTTGGAACCTTCCGTCTTGATGGCATTCCCGCTGCTCCCCGCGGCGTGCCTCAGATTGAAGTGACTTTCGACATCGATGCCAACGGCATTCTCAGCGTCACCGCCAAGGACAAGGGCAGCGGCAAGGAGCAATCCATCTCCATCACCGGAGCCTCCACCCTCAGTGACTCTGAGGTGGACAGCATGGTCAAGGATGCCGAGGCCAACGCCAGCGCTGATAAGGAAAAGCGCGAGCGCATCGATCTCAAGAACCAGGCTGAAACCCTCGTTTATCAGGCTGAGAAGCAGATGGAGGAGCTTGGCGACAAGGTTGATGCAGCCGCCAAGACCAAGGTGGAGGAGAAGCGCACCAAGCTCAAGGAGGCCACTGAGAAGGAGGATTACGACGCAATGAAGACCCTGCTTGAGGAACTGCAGCAGGAGCTTTACACCGTTGGAGCCTCTGTTTATCAACAGGCTGGCGCTGAAGCCGGTGCGGCTCCTGGTGGCGACTCAGGCGCGACTCCTGGAGGGGGGTCTGGATCTGGTGAGTCTGGCGATGATGTGATCGACGCTGAATTCACTGAATCCAAGTGA
- a CDS encoding shikimate dehydrogenase — MISGTTAVIGLLGQPVSHSLSPVMHNAALEAMALDWRYLAFPCDAEDLKAVLDGLQAVGCRGLSVTIPHKQQVVGLCRELSPLAERLGAVNTLTPLKKGGWHGHNTDMEGFLAPLQLQAEQWQGAEAVVLGCGGSARAVVAGLQQLPLTAIHVAGRRPDALADFLNDLRAGQGSDSAPLIAMSFDPEPLSRVLQRSKLVVNTTPVGMQGHGGDNAMPLGSDLWAGVDASVTLYDLIYTPRPTPWLALGQQRGCRTIDGLEMLVQQGAAALRRWSGRADVPVDQMREGALRSLNAHQA, encoded by the coding sequence ATGATCAGCGGAACCACTGCAGTGATCGGCTTGCTGGGACAACCCGTGAGCCACTCCCTGTCACCGGTGATGCACAACGCCGCCCTAGAGGCCATGGCGCTCGATTGGCGCTACTTGGCATTTCCCTGTGACGCTGAAGATCTGAAGGCGGTGCTGGATGGATTGCAAGCCGTGGGGTGCCGCGGCCTGAGCGTGACGATTCCGCACAAGCAGCAGGTGGTGGGTCTCTGCCGAGAGCTGAGCCCCCTCGCTGAACGACTGGGTGCCGTGAACACGCTCACACCCCTAAAAAAAGGAGGCTGGCATGGCCACAACACTGATATGGAGGGTTTTCTGGCACCACTGCAGCTGCAAGCAGAGCAGTGGCAGGGTGCGGAAGCCGTGGTGCTGGGCTGCGGTGGCAGCGCCCGGGCTGTGGTGGCAGGGCTGCAGCAACTTCCCCTAACCGCAATCCATGTCGCCGGCAGACGCCCTGATGCGCTGGCTGACTTTCTGAACGACCTACGTGCAGGCCAGGGCAGCGACAGCGCGCCGCTGATCGCCATGAGCTTCGATCCGGAACCGCTCAGCAGGGTCTTGCAGCGATCGAAACTTGTGGTGAACACCACTCCTGTGGGAATGCAGGGCCATGGAGGTGACAACGCCATGCCCCTCGGCAGTGATCTCTGGGCAGGTGTTGATGCATCCGTGACCCTCTACGACCTGATCTACACGCCAAGACCAACGCCTTGGCTTGCACTGGGTCAACAGCGCGGATGCCGCACCATCGATGGCCTGGAAATGCTGGTTCAGCAGGGAGCTGCCGCCCTGCGTCGCTGGTCAGGTCGCGCGGATGTGCCGGTTGATCAGATGCGGGAAGGCGCTCTTAGAAGCCTGAATGCGCATCAGGCTTAA
- a CDS encoding Tic20 family protein, translated as MAIPVWQRFLGLLVYVLPWSDAIPFGSHLMGQFPWMQWLTLPALPLVLLERGIPFGNLLVFFLLFLAVVRNPNVPYFLRFNTLQALLVDIIVVLLGYAFAILLQPLSSGLMLRTLSSTVVVAVLAVVLFALIECIRGREPDLPGLSQAVRMQLY; from the coding sequence ATGGCCATTCCCGTCTGGCAACGGTTCCTGGGTCTGCTGGTGTATGTGCTGCCCTGGAGCGATGCGATTCCCTTCGGAAGCCATCTGATGGGTCAGTTCCCCTGGATGCAGTGGCTCACGCTGCCTGCATTGCCTCTGGTGCTGCTCGAGCGGGGCATCCCTTTCGGAAATCTGCTGGTGTTCTTCCTGCTGTTCCTGGCTGTCGTGCGCAATCCAAACGTGCCTTACTTCCTGCGCTTCAACACGCTCCAGGCCCTGCTGGTGGACATCATCGTGGTGCTGCTCGGCTACGCCTTTGCCATCCTGCTGCAACCGCTCAGCAGTGGTCTGATGCTGCGCACGCTTTCGAGCACGGTGGTGGTGGCGGTGCTGGCCGTTGTGCTCTTCGCTTTGATCGAATGCATCCGCGGCAGAGAGCCCGATCTTCCCGGGTTGAGCCAGGCGGTCCGCATGCAGCTCTACTGA
- the rpsF gene encoding 30S ribosomal protein S6, whose amino-acid sequence MTQTPYYETMYILRPDIPEEEVESHLTKYRDILVETGADVLDNQMRGKRRLAYPIAKHKEGIYVQLSHNGDGQQVAVLEKAMRLSEDVIRYLTVKQEGPLPAPRVAPGTEPAAQPETAEASA is encoded by the coding sequence ATGACCCAGACGCCTTACTACGAGACCATGTACATCCTTCGTCCGGACATTCCGGAAGAGGAAGTCGAGTCTCATCTCACCAAGTACCGCGACATCCTGGTGGAAACCGGTGCTGATGTTCTGGACAACCAGATGCGCGGCAAGCGTCGCCTCGCCTATCCGATCGCGAAGCATAAGGAAGGCATCTACGTTCAGCTGAGCCACAACGGTGATGGACAGCAGGTTGCTGTTCTTGAGAAAGCCATGCGCCTCAGCGAAGACGTCATCCGCTATCTCACCGTCAAGCAAGAGGGACCTCTCCCGGCTCCCCGCGTGGCTCCAGGCACTGAACCCGCAGCACAGCCTGAAACAGCCGAAGCTTCCGCTTGA
- a CDS encoding argininosuccinate synthase yields the protein MGRAKKVVLAYSGGVDTSVCIPYLKQEWGVDEVITFAADLGQGDELEPIRLKALDAGASQSLVGDLIQPFIEEFAFPAIRANALYEGRYPLSTALARPLIARRLVEVAREVGADAVAHGCTGKGNDQVRFDVAIAALAPDLKVLTPAREWGMSREETIAYGERCGIPAPVSKKSPYSIDLNLLGRSVEAGPLEDPMVAPPEEVFAMSVSVDAAPSQAQEIEIGFEAGNPVSIDGVRLAPVELIREANRLAGMHGIGRLDMIENRVVGIKSREIYETPGLLLLIQAHQELESLTLAADVLRTKRQLEMQWADLVYQGLWFGPLKEALDGFMDRTQTHVNGMVRLRLHKGNAIVTGRRSSDSSLYVPEMASYGSDDQFDHRAAEGFIYIWGLPIRLWSAARRR from the coding sequence ATGGGACGCGCCAAGAAGGTTGTGCTCGCGTATTCCGGAGGTGTGGACACCAGTGTCTGCATTCCCTACCTCAAGCAGGAGTGGGGAGTCGACGAGGTGATCACCTTCGCTGCAGACCTCGGTCAGGGTGATGAGCTGGAGCCGATTCGCCTGAAGGCTCTGGACGCTGGTGCAAGTCAGTCTCTGGTTGGTGATCTGATTCAACCTTTCATCGAGGAGTTCGCTTTTCCAGCGATCCGGGCTAATGCTTTGTATGAAGGCCGCTATCCACTCTCCACAGCACTGGCTCGTCCGCTGATCGCCAGACGCCTCGTGGAGGTAGCTCGTGAGGTTGGCGCCGATGCCGTGGCTCATGGCTGCACCGGCAAGGGCAACGATCAGGTGCGCTTTGACGTGGCGATTGCTGCCTTGGCTCCTGATCTGAAGGTGCTCACACCGGCCCGTGAATGGGGAATGAGCCGCGAGGAGACCATTGCCTACGGCGAGCGTTGTGGGATTCCCGCTCCAGTGAGCAAGAAGTCTCCCTATTCAATCGACCTCAACCTGCTGGGCCGCAGCGTCGAGGCGGGTCCGCTTGAGGATCCGATGGTTGCGCCTCCGGAGGAGGTGTTTGCGATGAGCGTGTCCGTGGATGCGGCGCCGTCTCAGGCTCAGGAGATTGAAATCGGCTTCGAGGCCGGTAACCCTGTGAGCATTGATGGCGTGCGGCTGGCTCCGGTTGAGCTGATTCGTGAAGCCAACCGTCTGGCTGGAATGCACGGCATCGGCAGGCTCGACATGATCGAAAACCGGGTGGTCGGCATCAAGAGCCGAGAGATTTATGAAACTCCCGGTTTGCTCCTGCTGATTCAGGCCCATCAGGAATTGGAGAGCCTCACACTGGCTGCCGATGTGCTTCGCACCAAGCGTCAACTGGAGATGCAGTGGGCGGATCTGGTGTATCAGGGCCTCTGGTTCGGACCGCTCAAGGAAGCTCTGGATGGATTCATGGATCGCACTCAGACCCACGTGAATGGCATGGTCCGCCTGCGACTGCACAAGGGCAATGCCATCGTGACGGGGCGCAGGTCCAGCGACAGCAGCCTCTACGTTCCTGAGATGGCCTCCTATGGCAGCGACGATCAATTTGATCACCGTGCAGCAGAGGGTTTCATCTACATCTGGGGGTTGCCCATTCGGCTCTGGTCGGCAGCCCGACGTCGTTAG